The genomic interval GATAAAATGGTTCATTGAGTATCAATTTAGATGTTAACAAATTTAAGGAAATACTAGATAAACAACAAAATTAAAGTCAAGACCATTCCAGCTAAAGAATAGATCAATCCAGCTTTGAAAGCTTTGGTTTTAGGTAAATACATCCAAAATGCAGATAAGACAAAAAATAAAAGAGAAACTCCAAAGAAGATATTCAACCAATAAAGTGGATCATCCGTACTTGCTTTATGTAAATGACACATTTTATCCAAAACATAAGGAAGTTCTTTGGTAGTAATGTGTGCTACACCTGTTTTCTTATTATAGTCTCCATTCTTGAAATAAACCATATCTGCTGCTTCTCTCTCGAATTGATACTTGCGAATCCCAAGTTCTTTACCAATCAGCTCATTTTTAACATTCGGAGCAATTTTCACTTCTTCCGTATGTGCACTTTTGAGAAAATCAGTATCCCTAAAAATCAATACGATTCCACTAATGGCATAAACTGCCATGATACCTGCTAAGAAAAAACCAAGGTATCTGTGAAGGACACGCATGGATACTTTTGAATTATTCATGAAGTAAAATTAGTGATTCAATCGAAATTATGATTCACTAAAAAATTGATTTTGTTTTGAAAAAATTACCGCAGAGAATGAAAGAGCACAAAGAGTAGTGAAATTCCCCTTTGCGCCTCTGTGCACTTTGCGTTAAAAAGACTTTGTTTCTTCATCGATTAAAATTCGTCATCGATTAATTCTCTACTTACCATCACTCCTGCAAGTGTTCCTTGTGCAACAACATTGGCAACCGAACGCATGGGTGTAGTGTTATCACCACAAGCAAAAACTCCTGGAATAGTTGTTTTTTGAAATTCATCTACTTGAATAAATCCTTGCTCTGTCAACGTACAACCTAATTTTTGAGGAATATCTGAATGCTGAACGAATGGCAATTTGGCATACATGGCTTTGAGATTCAACTTGCTTCCATCTTTCAAATAAACGTGTGTAATAAATCCATTAGTCTGGTCAAAAGCTTCAATTTCAGTTTCAATTAAATTAATTCCATGTTCTTCCAGTTTAGCTGTTTGTTCTGCTGTCAAAGTAGATTTTCCATTCGTAAACAAAGTCAATTCTTTCGTCCAATTATTGATCAACTTCGAAAATTGGAATGCCATTTCTCCATTTGCTAGAATCCCTGTTTTCTCATTGCGCACTTCATAACCGTGGCAATAGGGACAATGAATCATTGAAATTCCCCAAGATTCAGTTGCACCTTTAATTTCTGGCATCAAATCTTTCACTCCAGTTGCAAAAATGAGTTTTTTAGCAGCGAAAACTTCTCCAATTTCAGTCGTAATTTCAAATCCAAAAGCTGTTTTCTCTCCATCAATTGCTAATCCTGAATGAAATGTAACGGTTTTATATTTTGCTACCTGTTCTCTCGCTTTCAAAGTAATTGCTTGTGGAGTTTCTCCGTCTTGCGTAATAAAATTGTGTGAATGTGGTGTTTGAGCATTGCACGGTCTTCCACTATCAATAATGAGAACTTGTTTTAAAGCTCTTCCTAATGCCATTCCTGCTGAAAGTCCGGAATAACTTCCTCCGATAATGATCGTGTCGTAAATGATGTTTGTCATGTTGCTGAAAGTTTGTTTGTTTGACAAATTTACACTTTCAATTCATTATTGCAACTTTATTGCGTTAAATACAATTCAAATTTCCAACCAATTCCTCCAGGCCAATTTCTTTTCTGCGTTCGTTGAATAATTTCAATTGATCTCCACAGAATTTCTCATTCGTATATTGACCAAAGTAAATAGGTTGATGCATATTTCGTTGACACCGATCATACCACCAAGCATATTCTTTAGGAGGCATATTTCCTTTTTTAAGTTCACTGTAAAAAAGTTCTTTCAATTGAATGAAATCTTCTTCCAGTGTAAAATGAAGAATCATTCCGATAGTGCCTGCATAACGGACACGCCCCATGGTCGGATAACCATATTTTGTGGTCAACTCCACAAACGTTGCTTTGTTGATCGAATCAATATCCGACTGTAGTTTCCAGATAGAATCGTTATTCAAGGCAGGATTTTTGGCCATCTTCACCCGATAATATTGATCGGATTTTTCCATTTTTTGAAGTTCGGTTTTCCACTCTTTTTTCTGTGCTGAAGAAAGCTCCTGCGCAAATGAAATTCCACTCATGAGTGAAAGGAAAAAAAGCAACAATTTATTCATAATCAGCATGTTTTTTTCAACTAGTTAGTCATTCTAAATTATGTGATTTTTTAGAAGATCGTTTTCCAATTTTTATTCTTAATCAGATAAGCCCTTCTTTTTTCAGGATGTTCATAGCTTCTTAAAGAATCATCATTTACGCGCATATAAAATCCCCCATAAACCACCAGTATTCATTTTCACCTGAAAAGTGTCGCCAATATTCCAAGGATGAGGAGTATTCAATTGAATTCTTTCGTTTTGATACTCCATGTAGATATCATAGGAAGTGGGACCTTTGCCTAATTGAAAAATACGAGTCCTTCCAGTAGGCATATTAATAGATACTTCTTCAATCACTTGATTAAATCGCTCTGTTTCTGAAGAACCCCACCAATCATTTGTTTGAATGATGGTGTCATAAGTGAAAAATGAAAACAGGAAAATCAACAACATGAATGACGTAAACTTACTTCTGAAACGGTTCCATTTGGTTTCCTCTCGACGAGAAGATCGTTCATGAGAATAAAAAATAAAACGAGTAAATTTCTTCAAAATCGATAATGAAAACAGTAAAATAGGTACGGAAAAGTAACAAACCATCCACCAAAAAACCTTGGTCGACTCTAATACAAAATATACTTTAAGTACCCAAAAGAATTGAATAACTACGAGTAAAATTATCCCGATTAAAATCAAGCCCTTCGTTTTATTTGATAATTCTAGTTTCATTGACACCTCTTAATCGTGATGAATAACCGACAACTTCTCTTCAATTCCAAATTCTTTCAGTTTCTTAAAGACTTCTTTTTGAACTTCCGAATCAATCGTCTTGGACCTAGAAATCACATCATAACCTTCTGGGGTGAAAAGTGTTTTTTTAAAATGAATAATCATCCAGTTTTGATCTGTTGAGAGAAATAAAATGCTCCAATTACTTTTCAATAAACCTAGAATTCCTTTTCCGCGCCAAATAAACGAAGTATTCGAGTCATTCGAAGGTTTATCGTAACCAACAATACTTTTTATTTTAGACTTCTTCGTGTAAAGAACTTCATCCAGTAAAACGGTTTCCCCTTTTCTAGTTGTGACTGAATAATTGAAAGAGGGATTCGTTTTATTTCCTTTCAACCACATGGGGAAATTGGATCGATTGACAAACCATTTTCCTTCCAGTTGATTTAATGGTGCTATTTGACTCATGAGCAATTGACTAATTGTTATAAATAGAACTAAAAGCAGTATTTGTTTCATATTGGAAGATACTGTTTTATCTTATGCAAATTAATCAAAGTTCGAAGATATACTCTCCAACATATTCTTTGTCATCCCAAAATAGCTCTTTCATCTTTTTGTTGGTCGATTTCTTCCAAAGAAAGCAATTTTTAGCTGTAGAAAACTCAAAAGTAACGAGTTCGGTCATTTTTATTTTACCCAACTTAGAATCAACTATTCCCGATTCATAATTAGCTTTAAGAACAATTCTATTTTTATTCATATCAATTTCCTTCATTTCAACTTGGGAATACGGAATTTCGTT from Fluviicola taffensis DSM 16823 carries:
- a CDS encoding PepSY domain-containing protein, which encodes MNNSKVSMRVLHRYLGFFLAGIMAVYAISGIVLIFRDTDFLKSAHTEEVKIAPNVKNELIGKELGIRKYQFEREAADMVYFKNGDYNKKTGVAHITTKELPYVLDKMCHLHKASTDDPLYWLNIFFGVSLLFFVLSAFWMYLPKTKAFKAGLIYSLAGMVLTLILLFI
- a CDS encoding NAD(P)/FAD-dependent oxidoreductase translates to MTNIIYDTIIIGGSYSGLSAGMALGRALKQVLIIDSGRPCNAQTPHSHNFITQDGETPQAITLKAREQVAKYKTVTFHSGLAIDGEKTAFGFEITTEIGEVFAAKKLIFATGVKDLMPEIKGATESWGISMIHCPYCHGYEVRNEKTGILANGEMAFQFSKLINNWTKELTLFTNGKSTLTAEQTAKLEEHGINLIETEIEAFDQTNGFITHVYLKDGSKLNLKAMYAKLPFVQHSDIPQKLGCTLTEQGFIQVDEFQKTTIPGVFACGDNTTPMRSVANVVAQGTLAGVMVSRELIDDEF